The Priestia megaterium NBRC 15308 = ATCC 14581 region TTATCTCAGTTAGATTCTTGCTTATTATTCAAAATAAGATTTAACTAACCAAGCTCCTCCAATAATTCCCGCATCGTTTCCTAAAGTAGCGATTGCTAGTTCAGCACCTTGCGCTACGCGAGGAAATGCAAAACGTTTGAAATAATCTCTTACCGGTGCAAGTAATACCTCGCCTGCACGAGACACACCGCCGCCTAGAACGATCTTCTCAGGATTTAATGCATTAGCAGAGTTTGCTAGTGCTAGACCTAAATGAAAAGCAACTTTATCTACAACATGCATAGCTAACTCGTCTTTTGAACGAGCTGCATCAAATACATCTTTAGATGTAACTTGTCCATTTTGTTCTAACACTTTGCGAAGCTCACTTGGTTTGTCCGTTTCCGTTAATTCTTCCATTGTTAAACGTACAATTCCAGTTGCTGAAGCAATTGTTTCTAAACAGCCGGTTTTGCCGCAGTTACACGGTGCCCCGCCTTCAGGAATAGAAGTAATGTGCCCGATCTCACCAGCGGCTCCATTTACGCCTTGTACAATTTCACCGTTTGCAATGACGCCACCGCCAACGCCTGTGCCAAGCGTAACGCACAGTAAATCTTTTGCTCCGTCTCCAGCACCCTTCCACATTTCTCCAATCGCTGCAATGTTTGCATCATTGTCTACTACAACAGGAAGAGAAGTTTCTACTTCCAAGATATCTTTGATAGGGAATTTTTCCCAACCTAAATTGACAGCTACTTCAATCGAACCGTTTGCAAAGTTAACAGGCCCCGGTGCACCAATACCAATTCCTACTAACCTTGATTTTACTTCTCCAAGATCGTTTAACTTTTTATCAATTGCTTTTGCAATATCCGTTGGAATTTTACGGCCTTGCTCGCTCACATCCGTATTAATTTCCCACTTGTGAATGATTTCTCCATAATGATTAATAAAGGCCATTTTTATTGTTGTACCGCCTAAATCAACTCCAACTAACCATTTGTCATCCATGTTCATTCATCCTTTTTCTCTTTTTGTTGTTTTAACTCTCGACGAAGCAAAAGAATTGCCATTTGGTAATCACGTACATCAATCAAGTTAGACTGATATAACTCTTTTACTTCCGCTTCCATCAGCTCTAAATCAGCAATACGATCGCCCACGTATATAAAAATGCCGAAGGACTTTAATAATTGTTGTACATCATATAACGTATTCATTCTGTCACCTTTATCCTATTTTTTAGGTGATATGATTCATTTATTTTGAGATAACTCAACAGTCATTCAGTCATAAACAGCGGCCGTATTTAACGCCCACTGCTAGGTCTACATATTAATATTCTAGTAAACGTTCTCACAATAGTAAAGTATAAAATATTAAATTCGTCATTCAACAGTTTTAATTTCCTATCTCTTGCTTCAGCTTTTCGTATTTTTCATTTTGCGGTTCAAGCGCAATTGCTTTATCGATATTTTGTGTGGCCGCTGGAATATCATTCAGTTTCATATTCACCAGAGCTAAATTGTAATACGCCTCATGAAAAGTTGAATCATACTTTACAGCTTGATTCAATTGCTGTTTAGCTTCTTTATAATTTTCAAGATAAAATTCTGCGTTAGCACTGACGAAATAAACGTTACTATTTCCTGTTCCTTTTTCAACAAAAAGCTTAATGGCATCTTTTGCTTCTTCATACTGCTTCTGCTGAAGATACGTGGCCGCTACGCTAAGTGCATAGGGCTCATCTTGATAAACAGAACGCTCATGATATCCATAAAAAAGCAGACTTCCTACTAATAAAAGCGTGCAAATGAAAGCCGGAATCTGAACATACAGCTTTTTTTGTTTCGGTAAACTGACGATGCTCGCAGCTAAAAATCCGCCAACCAAACCGCCAATATGCCCTGCATTATCGACGTTCGGCGCAACAAATCCAAAAATCAAGTTAATCACAATGATGACAATGAAACTCGATCCCATTGTTCGAAAAAAGAAGCGTGGATTTGTTCTTGCTAAAAACAGTAAAGCTCCAAAGCAACCGAAAATGGCCCCTGAGGCTCCTGCGGAAATGGACGTATTCCATATAAAACTTCCTAGAGATCCTGCAAACCCGGCAAATATATAAATAAAGACAAAACGCCCGCTGCCATATATCCTCTCTACAACCGTTCCTAAATAATACAGGGCTACACTATTCATAAGCAAATGCAGAAGTCCTATATGCAAAATTATAGGTGTAAAAAAACGCCACCATTCGCCTTCCATAATTAAGGGGTTGTATTTAGCTCCGTATTGAATCAGAGTGAGCGTATTTTGTGTACTGCTCTTCCATTCCAGAAATAGAAACATTAAGATTTGCAGCGCTAAAAATATATATGTAAAAATAGGCTTCCCGTATCCAGCTATTTGCTGTTCTTCGCTTTGCTTTTTCTGTACAAAAAGCACAATTTTATGTTTCCACTGCTCTATTCGCTGTGCTTCTTCTTCGGAAGAGAAATTGTCTGCGCTTTCTAATATAAGACCCAGCCGTTCGAATAGAGGTTCATAAGCGCTTGCTTTCTCTGCCGTTAATTGTTCAACGTAACTATTCACCTTAGAGGGACTTGGCGTACTTTCTAAGGACTGCTCTGTATAAAAAGGATCAAAATCAGCAAAGTAAATCGTGTTAAGAGTAAGCGTTGATTTACCTCTTTGCTTTCGCAAATTCTCAGCTCTTTGTAATGCATACAATACATCTTTTTGCTGCTCAACGGCTGATTTAAAATTTCGGCGGACTATGCGGACAATTGACTTATCTTTGCGATGCGAAGATTGAAACCATAGCTCTGAAGCATCAGCTTTCATCGAAATCAACTCATATGAAGAATGGCCAAGCAATTGCTGTGCCAGCTGCAAATAATAAAAATCTTGCCTAGACAAATAGTCACCTCCTCATACTCTCTATATGTAAAGATGGCAGAAAGCCAGGAAAAAAGCAACGATTTTCCCTTTTTCTTTTTCTACAAAAAAACACCTTACAGGTCTGTAAGGTGTTTTTTTATGTATCTTTCGCTCTTAGCGGAAGACCTGCTTCATTAAACGATCCCGAACAAACGGCAAATTAAAAAATGAACGAACAGCTAGACTGCGGATAAATGAATTTCCAAACAGCGAATTTAAAACACGGTATCTCATTTGATAGCCCAGCGTTCCAACAACTAAAAGCGTAAGTACTAATATAATATGTCTCATTTTCAAGCCTCCTTACGTTTACTTTGCTCCTATGATGAACATTTTATGCTCTTATATAGGTAAAAGCAGGATAAGGATTCCGCCTGTAAAAGAAGCAAGCAAAATAGCGGCAAGATTTACAACATCATTGTTAAAGAAAGTTATTCCTTTCTCTTTTATCGTTGGCTTACGGCAATGATCTTTCCGTTCCGTTTCAATACCGCAGCTTTGACAGTGAAAGCGAACTTGCACACTTGCTCCAAGAAGAGTGTCTATAGCGTTTCCAATAAAACCAAAGCACCCGACTAGCAATATACTACTTAGCGATACGGATGGAAAAGCAAAATAACAAGCGGCAGCAATAAGAAAAGCTCCGGCTGCTCCGGCTGCTGTACCTAAAAGTGAAACGGCTCCTGAGGTACCCGCTTCTACTCTCTTTAACGTCCAAAGGTAAAATGGCGGCTTTTTACTAAGAGACCCTATTTCAGATGCCCACGTATCCGCATTAGCAGCTGAGATGCTGATCATAAACATCCACATGTAAACAGGAAAAGCTGTTGCAGCATATAACACACCGCAAGCAGCAGCTACACCTCCATTAGCAAGGACTTGAATATAATCTCGCCTGTCGTGCTTCTCTAACTTTTCTTCTAATGCACGTTTTTTTTCTTTTTTGTACTTACTACACAACGTAGAAGTGCTAAAAAATAAGAGTAAGAGTAAAAAACCTTGAAGCGAAAAACCGATATAAACGCTCGCTCCTACGATAAAAGACATGCAGGCTCCCGATACTGTCAGTGCTTTTGCTATGTAGCCTGCTCCTGCCATGAGTAATATTACAATTATCATGACAGCATCAAACGGATTCACAGCAAATAAGCTCCTTCTCTGTCAAAATATATTCAACGGGAATATCATGAGATTCATATGGGACCTCTGAAACGACTTGACAATCAAACGCAAGGCTTAGCTTCTGTCCGCTATAATCTGTTAGATAACGATCGTAATAGCCGCCTCCATAGCCGATACGATATCCATTTTTGCTATATACCACGCCAGGCACAAGGAGTAAATCAATTGAAGATTTTGAAACGGGAACAGTTTCTTCAACAATTGGCTCCGCTAACCCGTAGTACACTGTTTCAAGCTGTGAAAAATTCGTAATCTCGTAGAAAACCATTTGAGATGTTGTGGGGTTGCATTTTGGAACAGCTACTTTCTTTCCATCTTTCCAAGCACGTTCAATGATGGCTTTCGTATTAACTTCTTTATTTCTTGAAACCGTAGCTGCAATGACTCTAGCTTCTTTCCATAAACAAGTTTCATACAGTGCATTTGCTATGCTTGTTGAATGTGCCTCGTGCTGCTCTTCAGAAATTAAATTAAGAACCCGCTTCATCTCTTTGCGCAGATGAGATTTCATTTTAATCCCCCCTATAAAAAAAACAGCAGGATTGTACTCCTACTGCTTACTTTGTTTCACGATGAAGTGTAACTTTTTTAAGTCTTGGGCTGTATTTTTTTAACTCAAGACGATCTGGGTTATTACGCTTGTTTTTAGTTGTAATGTAATTACGGTCACCAGTTTCAGTGCAAGCTAATGTAACGTTTACGCGCATCTATTTTCCCTCCAAACATTATAAACATAAATCAGACTTTAATATAATATCATTTTTCGAAAGGAAATGCCAGTCTGTTTTTTTGAAGAAAGTCATTTAATTTCATTTCTTCACTTTTTCTTTCCTCTTAGATCCCTGAGCCCCTTCTCTGCTACGCCTTATATATAGATGAAGTTTCTTGAAATAAGCGGAACTCTTTTTATGAGAGGCGTACTTCCTTTCTTTTAAATAAAAGCCATTATTTACACTCTTTGATACTCTTGTATTTTTTCTACAAAATATGCCGACAGCTTCTTGGCAGTCTGAGTGTTCAACGCCTCTGAATAAATATTTAATACAGGCAAGTGACCATCGGGCAAAATAAGCGTCCATTCATGGGGATCATGGTAAATCTTTAAGCCATCAATGACATACACTTGTTTACCAATTGCTTCTTCTAATAGTTTCTTCATCACTTGTTCTTGAATTTCTAGCGGACATGAAATGTACCGCCAGTTCATATAAGCGTGCGGGACATATTGAATCATTTCAGAAATTTTCCGCTGTTGCACCATAATTAATTCGATCAGCTGACATAAAGCGTACATGGCATCCAACTGAAATTGAACGGGCCCCAAAAGACTAAGCAAATCACGTTTTTTTGCTTTTGTCCTCATAAATGATTGATTGAGAGATTGAGCAAATGTTTCTAGTGTGGATGAATAGTGTATAGGAATAGGAACGAATGCTGCTTTTTTTGTCATGTATACGCTATAAATATAGAGCGACATAATTTCTGAGTCATTTACGCTGCAGCCTTTTTCATCATATAGAGCAAATGTTTCTCCATCTTCTTTAATCTGAATACAAAAAGACAGCTTATTTCGTTTAATTATTCGTTTGATTTCTTCTGTTTTCTCCCATTTGTTTAAAAATAAAACATGGACACGAAGACGCTTACATAATAGTTCGACAACTTTCTGTATAAACGGCGAACAAATCACGCCAATCCGCGTACTGTCTTCTAACAAAACATGCTGATTAATTGATTTTACTAAAGCATCACAATATTCTTCCCTGATATTTCTTATGCTTGTTTTTTTAAGTGAAACAGAAGTTGTTGTGTTTGCTTGTTTAGCTTGAAGGTACATCCGCTCAATCTTTTTTTCAATAAGCTGATTAACTAATTGCCCTTTCTTGTCATATATTTCTAAAAAGAGGCCGCTGTTTTTGCTATCCACACCAATATAAATACCAATGCTCGCTTGTGAAGTCATCATGTAATATCGAAATACCGGAAGAGCTTCTTTTTTAATATCATACACAGCTGAATGATTACTCCGTAAAAAAGAAAAGCATTCTTTGCGAAGTTGAATGGCTTCTCCTTCATCATCGCTTGCTAGACAGAACGCCCCTTGGTGTTTGCATACAAGTAATAACGCATTGTACAGTCTTTCTCGATCAACAGATGAATGTACATACAGGCGACCGTTTTTGAAGATAGAAACATCTGGTTTTACAGAAAGTTGAGGTAGTACTTGATTTTCAGCTACTGTATCTTGGACATACGTAGTCATTGCTTGAACATTTACATAGGGACCTATCGTAGCATTGTATAAAAACGATTCTGCCCCCACCGTTACGTTTTGAAGCAAAATTGTTTTATCGATTGCAGCATGTGCTTCTATGATACTATTGGTTCCGATAATCGTGTAAGGACCAATTGAAGCACCTTTTCTAATCACCACATTTTCTCCTACGTAAACCGGATCGTAAATAGTCACCCCTTCTTCTATAAGGGCGTCATCTGAGACAACACTTTCCTGTCTATTGCCAAACCACTTCCTCCACAAATCATAGTGTGCTTGACGATAATGGTGGATTTGCCCAATATCAATCCAATAATCTTCCGTTACAAAACTGCACACAGTATGATTATATTCCAAAAGAAGCGGGATAATGTCAAAGCTAAAATCTGTAGGACCATAAGAATTCACGTAATCAAGAACGGATTTTTTGATCACATACACTCCCGTATTAATCAATCGGCTATTGGCCTGTTCGTAGGTCGGTTTCTCTACAAATTCCGTGACTCGATGCCCTTCATCTATCGTCACCACTCCATAACCCCGCACGTCGTTTACTTCTTTTGTAACAATGGTCATTTCGCTTTTTTGTTCATAATGAAAATGAATAACGTCTTGAAGATTAATTTCTGTTAAGGCATCTCCACTAATAATAATACAGTCTTCCTCAATAAAGGCCTCTGCTCGCTTAATTCCGCCCGCTGTTCCAAGAGGCTCTTTTTCGATAAAATAAGTAAGCGTCACTCCCCACTGAGAGCCATCCCCGAAGTATTCAATAATTTGTTCATGCCTATACTGCAGCGTAATCCCAATCTCTGTAATTCCATGTTTCTTAAGCAGTTCAATGCTATATTCCATCACAGGTTTATCGTAAAGCGGCAGCATAGGCTTTGGAATCGTATAGGTCAAGGGCTGCAGTCTTGTTCCTTTACCGCCAGCAAGTATAATGGCTTTCAATTTTTTGCCTCCCTTCTTTTTTTATCCTGGCAAATCTGATGTTGAAACAGCTTACTTGTATCAATAGCGATTTTTTCCCAGCTAAACATAGTTGTTGCTTTTCTATACCCATTTTCGCTGATTTTTGCAGCCGTTTTTTCATTTTTTAACAAAAATTCAATACAGTTGATTAATTCGAGCGTATCTCCTCGGGCAAACGTCAGACCCGTGTCGAAATGTGAAACAATATCGCTTAGACCTCCTGTATCGGCAACGATAGTTGGCTTCTTGGCTACCATCCCCTCTAAAGCCACAATTCCAAAAGGTTCATATAAACTTGGAAAAACAACCATTTTGCAAGCTTGAAGAAGCTGATTTCGTTCGTTATCGGTAATGTATCCAATAAAATACACGTATTTGTCTAGTTGCTTTTCACTTACCTGTGTTCGAAACTCATGAAGTAAAGGCCCTTTTCCTGCTACAACGAATTGAACATCTATTTGTTTTTTCTTAAGTAGTTCCGCTGCTTCAATAAATAGCTGAAATCCTTTTTCATATACAATTCGTCCAATTGAAAAAATAATAGGGGCCTTTCTAAAATTATATTTCTTTTGTAAACTTTCTTTTAACCGCTCATTTACTGCGTCGACTACCAGCTGCTTGTCAATTCCATTTGGAAATATAGCAATTTTATCTTGCTCTACGTGAAATAAAGTGATTAATTCCTTCTTCATATAGTCGCTGCAGACAATGATTGAGCTTGATTGTCGAATCAGCTCCTCTTCTTGCAAGTGAATTTTTTGCTGCATGTCATTATGAATACCATTATTGCGCCCATGTTCTGTCGCATGAATGGTCGTAATTAGCGGTCTATCCGTTTTATCTGCTAAACATTTTGCAGCGGAGGCAACAAGCCAGTCATGAGCATGAATAACGTCAAAAGACAGCTTGTAGCCTAACTGCAGTCCTCTAAGAGCCATAGCCACGTTCAAACTGTTTACCCATGTCAAAAAATCCGGATGATGAGGCTGCAGGCTTTTAACTCGGTAAACGTGAACACCGTATAAACGCTCATATTCCGGCAGCCCCTCTACATACGTTGTTAATACACTAACGTGATGGCCCGCCTTTGCTAACGCTCTGGATAAATCAAATACATGTCGTGCAAGTCCTCCGATAACTAGAGGAGGGAATTCCCATGCAAGCATTAAAATGGAGAGACCGCCTTTATATTGATTTACTGATAAAGCCGCCGGCTCTATCTCTTTTGCAGGGTATAAAAAAGAACTTCCTGAAAGAAAACTGTTTTCGCTATCCATCCTTGGATTCTCTTCGTGACAAAGAAAATCAAATAGTTTTACTTGCCTTTCGTATTCATCTTTGACTTTTTCAAAATTATAAAGCCAATCGCTGCTACTTAAAAGGAGCCACTGTCGGTAGATAGCATTCACCACGCTAGGATGTTTAGAATCGATAACATCTAGCATCGCCTCTGACTTCTGTACGGTTGAAATAAACAATTGATTGTTCTCACTGACAAATTCGGCGCTTTTTGTTGCACCGTAGAGTGCAAGAGTTTCGTTTTGATGAAACTCTATATCCCTCGCGTAATCTAAAGGATATTGAAATATACCGCTTGCTGCTTGCATTCGCTGAAAGCCAAGCGTGTCCTTAGCCTTCAAATCCAAAAAAACGCTCGCTTTATTGATTGTTCCTTCCTCAACTTGGTTTCCTTGCTTAGGATATGGAAACAAGATAATGCCAGCAGGCGACTTTTTTAGTTCATCTGTTGATGACTTCACAAAGGTATAGCGCATTTCATGAGATTTTAGGAGCATATCTACTTGATGGGTATACTCTCCTTGCTGTATAAAAAAACCGACGGGCTTTTTTTCAAAAAACTGTTGAAAAACACGTATTGCTTCTGTAGTTTGGAGATTTAATGTTTGTTCGGTTTTAAGGGTGGAAACGAACGCGTTCGTTACGGTAGTAGGAATACACTCCATCATGTCATGCTGAAAAAAATATTTGCAGGCTGAGAACAAGCTCCCGTTCCACTTTTTTAAAAAGGTGAGTGCTCTCTGATGCTGCCGGCTTGAAAACTGGTGTAAATATTGAGCGTAACGAGTATTAAACTCCTCGTCGTTTAATGTGTTCAAAAACACACAAGACATCACAACTGTTGCACCTATCAATTTCTTAGACTCAATTTGATCTAAAAAAGGGATGAACTCATTCGTTACTTGTTCAAACAGCAGATACTTATTCTCTGTTTGAAGTACATGTAGCAACGGACAATGCATATAAGTTAAAAGAATACAGTCATCACTATTCATATTGCTTCTTCACCTGCTCCAAGTCATTTGAATATAAGGAATATGTGCTAAATTCATTTTGAACACCCTGGTGAACTTTTACAGGTTCGTACATCCAGCCTAACGAAGTTACATTCACTTGTTCATATTTTTCTTTCATCAAATAAACTGGATTCGAACGAAGAAGGGAAAAAAAACTTCCTTCTTTATCTTGAATACCAATATCTATTACATACGTGCGCTCACTTTCCAAGCTGTTCATAAACATGAAGTCTTGCTTAGGGGTAAGACCCTTCATATAATAGCGGTTTGATTCATGGCCGTTAAAATGAAGACCTGTTATATCATACGTACACATAGCTAGGTTCAATTCTTCCCACCGTGTCGAAAACATAC contains the following coding sequences:
- a CDS encoding ROK family glucokinase gives rise to the protein MDDKWLVGVDLGGTTIKMAFINHYGEIIHKWEINTDVSEQGRKIPTDIAKAIDKKLNDLGEVKSRLVGIGIGAPGPVNFANGSIEVAVNLGWEKFPIKDILEVETSLPVVVDNDANIAAIGEMWKGAGDGAKDLLCVTLGTGVGGGVIANGEIVQGVNGAAGEIGHITSIPEGGAPCNCGKTGCLETIASATGIVRLTMEELTETDKPSELRKVLEQNGQVTSKDVFDAARSKDELAMHVVDKVAFHLGLALANSANALNPEKIVLGGGVSRAGEVLLAPVRDYFKRFAFPRVAQGAELAIATLGNDAGIIGGAWLVKSYFE
- a CDS encoding YqgQ family protein is translated as MNTLYDVQQLLKSFGIFIYVGDRIADLELMEAEVKELYQSNLIDVRDYQMAILLLRRELKQQKEKKDE
- a CDS encoding rhomboid family protein; translation: MSRQDFYYLQLAQQLLGHSSYELISMKADASELWFQSSHRKDKSIVRIVRRNFKSAVEQQKDVLYALQRAENLRKQRGKSTLTLNTIYFADFDPFYTEQSLESTPSPSKVNSYVEQLTAEKASAYEPLFERLGLILESADNFSSEEEAQRIEQWKHKIVLFVQKKQSEEQQIAGYGKPIFTYIFLALQILMFLFLEWKSSTQNTLTLIQYGAKYNPLIMEGEWWRFFTPIILHIGLLHLLMNSVALYYLGTVVERIYGSGRFVFIYIFAGFAGSLGSFIWNTSISAGASGAIFGCFGALLFLARTNPRFFFRTMGSSFIVIIVINLIFGFVAPNVDNAGHIGGLVGGFLAASIVSLPKQKKLYVQIPAFICTLLLVGSLLFYGYHERSVYQDEPYALSVAATYLQQKQYEEAKDAIKLFVEKGTGNSNVYFVSANAEFYLENYKEAKQQLNQAVKYDSTFHEAYYNLALVNMKLNDIPAATQNIDKAIALEPQNEKYEKLKQEIGN
- a CDS encoding DUF92 domain-containing protein yields the protein MNPFDAVMIIVILLMAGAGYIAKALTVSGACMSFIVGASVYIGFSLQGFLLLLLFFSTSTLCSKYKKEKKRALEEKLEKHDRRDYIQVLANGGVAAACGVLYAATAFPVYMWMFMISISAANADTWASEIGSLSKKPPFYLWTLKRVEAGTSGAVSLLGTAAGAAGAFLIAAACYFAFPSVSLSSILLVGCFGFIGNAIDTLLGASVQVRFHCQSCGIETERKDHCRKPTIKEKGITFFNNDVVNLAAILLASFTGGILILLLPI
- a CDS encoding 5-formyltetrahydrofolate cyclo-ligase, which codes for MKSHLRKEMKRVLNLISEEQHEAHSTSIANALYETCLWKEARVIAATVSRNKEVNTKAIIERAWKDGKKVAVPKCNPTTSQMVFYEITNFSQLETVYYGLAEPIVEETVPVSKSSIDLLLVPGVVYSKNGYRIGYGGGYYDRYLTDYSGQKLSLAFDCQVVSEVPYESHDIPVEYILTEKELICCESV
- the rpmG gene encoding 50S ribosomal protein L33, with product MRVNVTLACTETGDRNYITTKNKRNNPDRLELKKYSPRLKKVTLHRETK
- a CDS encoding sugar phosphate nucleotidyltransferase, whose protein sequence is MKAIILAGGKGTRLQPLTYTIPKPMLPLYDKPVMEYSIELLKKHGITEIGITLQYRHEQIIEYFGDGSQWGVTLTYFIEKEPLGTAGGIKRAEAFIEEDCIIISGDALTEINLQDVIHFHYEQKSEMTIVTKEVNDVRGYGVVTIDEGHRVTEFVEKPTYEQANSRLINTGVYVIKKSVLDYVNSYGPTDFSFDIIPLLLEYNHTVCSFVTEDYWIDIGQIHHYRQAHYDLWRKWFGNRQESVVSDDALIEEGVTIYDPVYVGENVVIRKGASIGPYTIIGTNSIIEAHAAIDKTILLQNVTVGAESFLYNATIGPYVNVQAMTTYVQDTVAENQVLPQLSVKPDVSIFKNGRLYVHSSVDRERLYNALLLVCKHQGAFCLASDDEGEAIQLRKECFSFLRSNHSAVYDIKKEALPVFRYYMMTSQASIGIYIGVDSKNSGLFLEIYDKKGQLVNQLIEKKIERMYLQAKQANTTTSVSLKKTSIRNIREEYCDALVKSINQHVLLEDSTRIGVICSPFIQKVVELLCKRLRVHVLFLNKWEKTEEIKRIIKRNKLSFCIQIKEDGETFALYDEKGCSVNDSEIMSLYIYSVYMTKKAAFVPIPIHYSSTLETFAQSLNQSFMRTKAKKRDLLSLLGPVQFQLDAMYALCQLIELIMVQQRKISEMIQYVPHAYMNWRYISCPLEIQEQVMKKLLEEAIGKQVYVIDGLKIYHDPHEWTLILPDGHLPVLNIYSEALNTQTAKKLSAYFVEKIQEYQRV
- a CDS encoding glycosyltransferase codes for the protein MNSDDCILLTYMHCPLLHVLQTENKYLLFEQVTNEFIPFLDQIESKKLIGATVVMSCVFLNTLNDEEFNTRYAQYLHQFSSRQHQRALTFLKKWNGSLFSACKYFFQHDMMECIPTTVTNAFVSTLKTEQTLNLQTTEAIRVFQQFFEKKPVGFFIQQGEYTHQVDMLLKSHEMRYTFVKSSTDELKKSPAGIILFPYPKQGNQVEEGTINKASVFLDLKAKDTLGFQRMQAASGIFQYPLDYARDIEFHQNETLALYGATKSAEFVSENNQLFISTVQKSEAMLDVIDSKHPSVVNAIYRQWLLLSSSDWLYNFEKVKDEYERQVKLFDFLCHEENPRMDSENSFLSGSSFLYPAKEIEPAALSVNQYKGGLSILMLAWEFPPLVIGGLARHVFDLSRALAKAGHHVSVLTTYVEGLPEYERLYGVHVYRVKSLQPHHPDFLTWVNSLNVAMALRGLQLGYKLSFDVIHAHDWLVASAAKCLADKTDRPLITTIHATEHGRNNGIHNDMQQKIHLQEEELIRQSSSIIVCSDYMKKELITLFHVEQDKIAIFPNGIDKQLVVDAVNERLKESLQKKYNFRKAPIIFSIGRIVYEKGFQLFIEAAELLKKKQIDVQFVVAGKGPLLHEFRTQVSEKQLDKYVYFIGYITDNERNQLLQACKMVVFPSLYEPFGIVALEGMVAKKPTIVADTGGLSDIVSHFDTGLTFARGDTLELINCIEFLLKNEKTAAKISENGYRKATTMFSWEKIAIDTSKLFQHQICQDKKRREAKN
- a CDS encoding DUF4912 domain-containing protein — translated: MAANLIQNLNVCIATQLDSSRIYVHWSFSEHIREMVESMFSTRWEELNLAMCTYDITGLHFNGHESNRYYMKGLTPKQDFMFMNSLESERTYVIDIGIQDKEGSFFSLLRSNPVYLMKEKYEQVNVTSLGWMYEPVKVHQGVQNEFSTYSLYSNDLEQVKKQYE